From a region of the Tenggerimyces flavus genome:
- the glgP gene encoding alpha-glucan family phosphorylase encodes MRAIRRFTVRPVLPEPLSPLGDLVMNLRWSWDPATQDLFEAVDPETWERVGHDPVRLLGEVPSERLAALTSDPAFGDRLREAADDLGQYLTGDRWYQGLGADVPKQIAYFSPEFGISAVLPQYSGGLGILAGDHLKAASDLGVPLVGVGLMYRHGYFVQSLSAEGWQQERYPLVDPDGLPLQLLRESSGKAARVTVGLPDGRTLNAQIWVAQVGRIPLLLLDSGVEENAPLERDVTDRLYGGGTEHRLLQEMLLGIGGVRALRVYARIQGTPAPEVFHTNEGHAGFLGLERIREYVEDRGLDFSSALEITRAGTVFTTHTPVPAGIDRFGRDLIEQHLGGDNAAEGVPIDRVLALGAEDYEGGDPGVFNMAVMGLRLAQRANGVSKLHGEVSRGMFSGLWPGFDVTEVPIASVTNGVHAPTWVAREMGELEARTNGNDVSGDWDVADQLPENELWHIKGLLRAQLVAVARRRLRESWLARGASEAELGWIDSALDPNVLTIGFARRVPSYKRLTLMLGDIPRLKALLLSSERPIQILIAGKSHPADDGGKKLIQEIVRFCDDPEVRHRIVFLPDYDMGLAHPLVAGCDVWLNNPLRPYEACGTSGMKAALNGGLNLSIRDGWWDEWFDGENGWAIPSADGVQDADRRDVLEANALYDLIEGQVVPRFYDRDADGLPRRWVEMMRHTLGSLGPKVLASRMLHDYVRKLYAPSALASRALNDSYDGARALAGWKARVREAWPSVRVDHVESSGVDDHAELGMTVSFRAFVSLGALTPADVDVQVLHGRVDEADTLRDPAVVSLEPAETYEAGRCRFEGDVKLDRTGPFGYTIRILPKNAQLASSAELGLVSWPAETPGITNGDLR; translated from the coding sequence GTGCGTGCCATCCGTCGCTTCACCGTGCGGCCGGTCCTTCCCGAGCCGCTGTCGCCCCTCGGCGACCTGGTCATGAACCTGCGCTGGTCGTGGGACCCCGCGACCCAGGACCTGTTCGAGGCCGTCGATCCCGAGACCTGGGAACGTGTCGGCCACGACCCGGTCCGGCTGCTTGGCGAGGTGCCGTCCGAACGGCTCGCCGCGCTGACCAGCGACCCAGCCTTCGGCGACCGCCTGCGCGAAGCCGCTGACGACCTCGGCCAGTACCTCACCGGCGACCGCTGGTACCAGGGTCTCGGCGCCGACGTCCCGAAGCAGATCGCCTACTTCTCGCCGGAGTTCGGCATCTCCGCCGTACTCCCGCAGTACTCCGGCGGCCTCGGCATCCTCGCCGGCGACCACCTCAAGGCGGCGAGCGACCTCGGCGTCCCGCTGGTCGGCGTCGGCCTGATGTACCGGCACGGCTACTTCGTGCAGAGCCTGTCCGCCGAGGGTTGGCAGCAGGAGCGCTACCCGCTCGTCGATCCCGACGGCCTGCCGCTGCAGCTGCTCCGCGAGTCCTCCGGCAAGGCCGCGCGCGTCACCGTGGGGCTGCCGGACGGTCGTACGCTGAACGCCCAGATCTGGGTCGCCCAGGTCGGCCGCATCCCGTTGCTGCTGCTCGACTCCGGCGTCGAGGAGAACGCGCCGCTCGAGCGCGACGTCACCGACCGGCTGTACGGCGGCGGCACCGAGCACCGGCTGCTGCAGGAGATGCTGCTCGGCATCGGCGGCGTCCGCGCCCTGCGCGTCTACGCCCGCATCCAAGGCACGCCCGCGCCCGAGGTGTTCCACACGAACGAGGGCCACGCCGGCTTCCTCGGCCTGGAGCGGATCCGCGAGTACGTCGAGGACCGCGGCCTCGACTTCTCCTCCGCGCTCGAGATCACCCGCGCCGGCACGGTCTTCACCACCCACACGCCCGTTCCGGCCGGCATCGACCGGTTCGGCCGCGACCTGATCGAGCAGCACCTCGGCGGCGACAACGCCGCGGAGGGCGTACCGATCGACCGCGTCCTTGCGCTCGGCGCGGAGGACTACGAGGGCGGCGACCCCGGCGTCTTCAACATGGCCGTGATGGGGCTGCGTCTCGCCCAGCGTGCCAACGGCGTGAGCAAGCTGCACGGCGAGGTCAGCCGCGGCATGTTCTCCGGCCTCTGGCCAGGCTTCGACGTCACCGAAGTGCCGATCGCGTCGGTCACGAACGGCGTGCACGCGCCCACCTGGGTCGCCCGCGAGATGGGCGAGCTGGAGGCACGGACGAACGGCAACGACGTCTCCGGCGACTGGGACGTGGCCGACCAGCTCCCGGAGAACGAGCTGTGGCACATCAAGGGCCTGCTGCGCGCCCAGCTCGTCGCGGTCGCGCGCCGGCGGCTGCGGGAGTCGTGGCTCGCCCGCGGCGCGTCCGAGGCGGAGCTCGGCTGGATCGACTCCGCGCTGGACCCGAACGTGCTCACGATCGGCTTCGCGCGGCGCGTTCCGTCGTACAAGCGGCTCACGCTGATGCTCGGCGACATCCCGCGGCTGAAGGCGCTGCTGCTGTCGTCCGAGCGGCCGATCCAGATCCTGATCGCGGGGAAGTCGCACCCGGCCGACGACGGCGGCAAGAAGCTGATCCAGGAGATCGTCCGGTTCTGCGACGACCCCGAGGTGCGGCACCGGATCGTGTTCCTGCCGGACTACGACATGGGCCTCGCGCACCCGCTGGTCGCGGGCTGCGACGTGTGGCTGAACAACCCGCTGCGCCCGTACGAGGCCTGCGGAACGTCGGGCATGAAGGCCGCGCTGAACGGCGGCCTGAACCTGTCGATCCGCGACGGCTGGTGGGACGAGTGGTTCGACGGCGAGAACGGCTGGGCGATCCCGTCCGCGGACGGGGTCCAGGACGCCGACCGCCGGGACGTGCTCGAGGCGAACGCGCTGTACGACCTGATCGAGGGTCAGGTCGTGCCGCGGTTCTACGACCGCGACGCCGACGGGCTGCCGCGGCGCTGGGTCGAGATGATGCGGCACACGCTCGGCTCGCTCGGGCCGAAGGTGCTGGCCTCGCGGATGCTGCACGACTACGTGCGGAAGCTCTACGCGCCGTCGGCCCTGGCGTCGCGTGCGTTGAACGACTCGTACGACGGGGCTCGGGCGCTGGCCGGGTGGAAGGCGCGGGTGCGGGAGGCCTGGCCTTCGGTGCGCGTCGACCACGTGGAGTCGTCCGGGGTGGACGACCACGCCGAGCTGGGGATGACGGTGTCGTTCCGCGCGTTTGTGTCGTTGGGTGCTCTGACACCTGCCGACGTGGACGTGCAGGTGCTGCACGGCCGCGTGGACGAGGCGGACACCCTGCGCGACCCGGCGGTGGTCTCGTTGGAGCCGGCGGAGACGTACGAGGCGGGGCGTTGCCGCTTCGAGGGCGACGTGAAGCTGGACCGTACGGGTCCGTTCGGCTACACGATCCGCATCCTGCCGAAGAACGCCCAGCTGGCCTCGTCCGCTGAGCTCGGCCTGGTCTCCTGGCCGGCGGAGACGCCGGGCATCACCAACGGCGATCTGAGGTAG
- a CDS encoding type II toxin-antitoxin system VapC family toxin produces MIVCDTGQLVAAALSNDDHHRACVDLFTGAHLAGHDLVVPATVVAEVGYLLCREAGPRVEAMFLTSMAEGDFAPIALTSVDYARMAELVVTYADLPLGTTDASVVALAERLGTTEIATLDRRHSAWFVPLTPPR; encoded by the coding sequence GTGATCGTTTGCGACACCGGCCAGCTTGTCGCGGCGGCGCTCTCCAATGACGACCACCATCGAGCATGCGTCGATCTCTTCACCGGAGCGCACCTCGCTGGACACGACCTCGTGGTGCCAGCGACAGTCGTGGCAGAGGTCGGCTATCTCCTCTGCCGGGAAGCAGGTCCCCGCGTCGAGGCGATGTTCCTCACCTCGATGGCCGAGGGTGACTTCGCACCCATCGCGCTGACATCCGTCGACTACGCCCGGATGGCCGAACTCGTCGTGACCTATGCCGACCTTCCGCTCGGCACGACCGACGCGTCGGTCGTCGCCCTGGCCGAGCGCCTCGGCACCACGGAGATCGCGACGCTGGATCGGCGACATTCCGCGTGGTTCGTCCCGCTCACGCCACCGCGCTGA
- a CDS encoding alpha-1,4-glucan--maltose-1-phosphate maltosyltransferase — translation MTKPTAKNAAARPVPLARPANLAPAQGGIGRIPIVDIQPVVNCGQYPAKAVVGESFTVTATVFREGHDALGANVVARGPGRQTLGWIPMTLQEPGLGIWTAEIRPNAEGAWTFQVEAWSDPVATWRHAAELKIPAGVDVDLMLVEGTYVLEAAARNLPRGKAEERQVIRDAIKALKDKSRPAEVRLAAATTPEIHHVLDQFPLRELVTGSEQYSLWVDRDRALYGSWYEFFPRSEGAYYDEDQGRWVSGTFKDAAERLPAIANMGFDVVYIPPVHPIGTTNRKGRNNSTEAGHDDPGTPWGIGSEDGGHDAVHPDLGTIADFDAFVTRANELGMEIALDIALQASPDHPWAKAHPEWFTTRADGTIAYAENPPKKYQDIYPLNFDNDPAGIYSEILRVIYHWIEHGVRIFRVDNPHTKPVEFWEWLLAKVRRTDPDVLFLSEAFTKPPMMHTLAKVGFHQSYTYFTWRNTKPEIEEYLTELVNDTSHFLRPNFFTNTQDILTAYLQYGGPAAFKIRAALAATTSPTYGVYSGFELYEHVAVRPGSEEYLDSEKYQYRPRDWAAYEPGGAKEGQSLAPYLTKLNEIRRRHPALQRLRNLRFHYIPDDSMLVFSKREQLPDGRDDTVLVVLNLDPHGTRESTVSLNMPDLGMDWHDQFVVVDELTGDTWRWGQHNYVRLDPGYEPAHILTVRRGSA, via the coding sequence ATGACGAAGCCGACCGCGAAGAACGCCGCCGCCCGCCCGGTTCCGCTCGCGCGACCGGCCAATCTGGCGCCTGCCCAAGGGGGCATCGGGCGCATCCCGATCGTCGACATCCAGCCTGTCGTCAACTGTGGGCAGTATCCCGCCAAGGCCGTCGTCGGCGAGTCGTTCACCGTCACAGCGACGGTCTTCCGCGAGGGCCACGACGCCCTCGGTGCGAACGTCGTCGCAAGAGGCCCCGGCAGGCAGACGCTCGGCTGGATCCCGATGACCCTGCAGGAGCCCGGGCTCGGCATCTGGACCGCCGAGATCAGACCGAACGCCGAAGGCGCATGGACGTTCCAGGTCGAGGCCTGGTCCGACCCCGTCGCCACCTGGCGGCATGCCGCCGAGCTGAAGATCCCGGCCGGCGTCGACGTCGACCTCATGCTGGTCGAGGGAACGTACGTCCTCGAGGCCGCCGCCAGGAATCTCCCGCGCGGCAAGGCCGAAGAGCGCCAGGTGATCCGGGACGCGATCAAGGCACTCAAAGACAAGTCACGACCGGCGGAGGTACGTCTCGCCGCGGCGACCACCCCCGAGATCCACCACGTGCTCGACCAGTTCCCGCTCCGCGAGCTGGTCACCGGCAGCGAGCAGTACTCCCTCTGGGTCGACCGCGATCGCGCCCTCTATGGCAGCTGGTACGAGTTCTTCCCCCGTTCCGAGGGCGCCTACTACGACGAGGACCAGGGCCGCTGGGTCTCCGGCACGTTCAAGGACGCCGCCGAACGCCTCCCCGCCATCGCGAACATGGGCTTCGACGTCGTCTACATCCCGCCCGTCCACCCGATCGGCACGACCAACCGCAAGGGGCGCAACAACAGCACCGAGGCCGGCCACGACGACCCCGGAACGCCCTGGGGCATCGGCTCGGAGGACGGCGGCCACGACGCCGTCCACCCCGACCTCGGCACGATCGCGGACTTCGACGCGTTCGTGACGAGGGCGAACGAGCTCGGAATGGAGATCGCCCTCGACATCGCGCTGCAGGCGAGCCCCGACCACCCCTGGGCGAAGGCGCACCCCGAGTGGTTCACGACCAGGGCAGACGGCACGATCGCGTACGCGGAGAACCCGCCGAAGAAGTACCAGGACATCTACCCGCTGAACTTCGACAACGATCCCGCCGGCATCTACTCCGAGATCCTGCGCGTCATCTACCACTGGATCGAGCACGGCGTCCGCATCTTCCGCGTCGACAACCCGCACACGAAGCCGGTCGAGTTCTGGGAGTGGCTGCTCGCCAAGGTGCGCCGCACCGACCCCGACGTTCTCTTCCTGAGCGAGGCGTTCACCAAGCCTCCGATGATGCACACGCTCGCGAAGGTCGGCTTCCACCAGTCGTACACGTACTTCACCTGGCGCAACACCAAGCCGGAGATCGAGGAGTACCTCACCGAACTCGTCAACGACACGAGCCACTTCCTCCGGCCCAACTTCTTCACCAACACCCAGGACATCCTCACCGCGTACCTGCAGTACGGCGGCCCGGCCGCGTTCAAGATCCGCGCCGCGCTCGCCGCGACCACCTCCCCCACGTACGGCGTCTACTCCGGCTTCGAGCTGTACGAGCACGTCGCCGTGCGACCGGGCAGCGAGGAGTACCTCGACTCCGAGAAGTACCAGTACCGCCCACGCGACTGGGCGGCGTACGAGCCGGGCGGCGCCAAGGAGGGCCAGTCGCTCGCGCCGTACCTCACCAAGCTGAACGAGATCCGCCGACGACACCCGGCGCTGCAACGCCTCAGAAACCTCCGATTCCACTACATTCCGGACGACAGCATGCTCGTCTTCTCCAAACGCGAGCAGCTGCCCGACGGACGGGACGACACCGTGCTCGTCGTGCTCAACCTCGACCCCCACGGGACCCGTGAGTCGACTGTGTCGTTGAACATGCCGGACCTCGGCATGGACTGGCACGACCAGTTCGTCGTTGTCGACGAGCTGACCGGAGACACCTGGCGCTGGGGCCAGCACAACTACGTTCGGCTCGACCCTGGGTACGAGCCGGCCCACATCCTCACAGTTCGGCGGGGTAGCGCATGA